The following proteins are co-located in the Bos indicus isolate NIAB-ARS_2022 breed Sahiwal x Tharparkar chromosome 8, NIAB-ARS_B.indTharparkar_mat_pri_1.0, whole genome shotgun sequence genome:
- the BARX1 gene encoding homeobox protein BarH-like 1: MQRPGEPGAARFGPPEGCADHRPHRYRSFMIEEILTEPPGPKGAAPAAAAAAAGELLKFGVQALLAARPFHSHLAVLKAEQAAVFKFPLAPLGCSGLGSALLAAGPGLPGAAGAPHLPLELQLRGKLEAPGAGEPGTKAKKGRRSRTVFTELQLMGLEKRFEKQKYLSTPDRIDLAESLGLSQLQVKTWYQNRRMKWKKIVLQGGGLESPTKPKGRPKKNSIPTSEQLTEQERAKEAEKTVEAPGEASDRSHED, from the exons ATGCAGCGGCCGGGGGAGCCGGGCGCAGCGCGCTTCGGGCCGCCCGAGGGCTGCGCCGACCACCGGCCGCACCGCTACCGCAGCTTCATGATCGAGGAAATCCTCACTGAGCCTCCGGGGCCCAAGGGCGccgctcccgccgccgccgccgccgccgcgggcgAGCTGCTCAAGTTCGGCGTGCAGGCGCTACTGGCGGCGCGGCCCTTCCACAGCCACCTGG CCGTGCTGAAGGCCGAGCAGGCGGCGGTGTTTAAGTTCCCGCTGGCGCCGCTCGGCTGCTCCGGACTGGGCTCGGCGCTGCTGGCCGCGGGGCCTGGGCTCCCCGGCGCGGCGGGCGCTCCGCACCTGCCGCTGGAGCTGCAGCTTCGCGGGAAGCTGGAGGCGCCAGGCGCTGGGGAGCCGGGCACCAAGGCCAAGAAGGGGCGTCGGAGCCGCACCGTGTTCACCGAGCTGCAGCTGATGGGCCTAGAGAAACGCTTTGAGAAGCAGAAGTACCTCTCCACGCCGGACAG AATAGATCTCGCCGAGTCCCTGGGTCTGAGCCAGTTGCAAGTTAAGACGTGGTACCAGAATCGAAGGATGAAGTGGAAGAAAATA GTGCTACAGGGCGGCGGCCTGGAGTCTCCCACCAAGCCCAAGGGGAGGCCAAAGAAGAACTCCATCCCCACGAGCGAACAGCTGACGGAGCAGGAGCGCGCCAAGGAGGCGGAGAAGACGGTGGAAGCACCAGGCGAGGCCAGCGACCGGAGCCACGAGGACTGA